From Halalkalicoccus subterraneus:
TCTGTATTTCAGCCCACACAGTTAATCTGTGGGCTTGATACGACTTATCTCCGTAGTCCGCATATTCCGGTGGCCAGTCGAGTATTGAAGCCCATCGAGAGCATGGTGGGGATCCTGAGGTTGATGTCCCCTATCAGTTCCTGTACTACTTCTTTGAGGAAAGCGACGAGCGAGTCAAGCGTGACCTCTCATGCTGGATCAAACTCCGATGTTCTAGAGTGGAGCAAGAACAGGTCTGTCACCCCGGACTGCTGCTGTTAACTGCCGGTAGAACGGACAAGGATACGGCTTTCCAGTAGGAGGTGCGAGACTTAGCAGCCATAGAGATACCCCAAATTGCCGCTGTGAACTACCCCGCCCTGCTCGGTCTGATGGCCTCGCTAGAGACGGGACTTCCTGTTTCAATGACGCGCTTTGCAGGAACCGAATCGGTTCCCGTAGGGAGCGCAGTCTCCGCAGGCGTTAATTCGGAGTGAACCACTCCTACTTCGCTGAGTCCGCGAGAAAGAATGTTGTAGGCGGCATTAAGGTCGCGATCTGCTTCGAACCCACACGAGGGACACGAATGTTTCCGATCCCACAGCGGCTTTTCGGTCGAAACGCCACAATTCGAACACTCTTTGGTCGTTCCACGCGGGTCGACGACAACGAAGTGCGTTCCTCCGCGTTCACACTTGTATTCAAGCATTTGGAGGAACGTTCCCCACGCTGCTCTGGCGCGATTGTGGCTGTTCGACGGGAGTTCGATCAATCCTTTCGCGTCGAGGTCTTCGACCGCTACAAGATCGTACTCCCGAGCGTAGTAGTTTGAGAGTTTGTGAAGAAAATCGCGACGCTTCCTTTTCAGGTCGGCATAGCGTCGTGCAACGGTCTGCTGTTGCTTTCGGTAGTTCGCTGACCCGTGTTGCTTCCGAGAGAGCTTACGTTGCTCGCGTTCCAACCGCTCGCGTTCCTTGGAGAGGTTGGGACCCTTGACAGAAGTTCCATCGCTATCGTGGGCGTACTTCAGGATACCCACGTCGATGCCGACGCACTTCTCGGGAGTCTCCGGTTTTGGCAATGCGTCGTTCTCGGTTTCGATCCCGAGGATGGCAAACCATTCGCCCGTGGGCTCCTGCTTGACAACGACCTCCTTGATCGTTGCGTCATCGGGAATCTCGCGGTGGTGAATTATTGGAATATCGCCAATCTTGGAAAGAGAGAGTACAGGCCGACCGCTCGTGTTGTTGAGCTTGAAGCCGGTTTGACTGTACGTGATCGAACGATATTCCTGCGGGGCCTTCCACTTGAGTTCGCCGACGTGGTAGCCGCTGTCCTTCCGCCCCTTCAGCGTCGAGAGGTTGTCGTACAACCGCTGAACGACTTTCTGAAGGACCTTCGAGTGAACATCCTTCAGTTCGCCCCACTCGCGTTTGAGGCCGGGAAGGAGAGACTGTTCGGAGTAAGCAGAGGTTCCGTCGACCCGGTTGAGTCTGTGAAGAAAGTGGTTGTAGACCTGCCGGCAGGTATCGACGGTCCACGCTAACCGCTCGTGGAGTTCGTCGGTGGGTTTGAGTCGATACCGGTAGTTGTAGCGCATAGTCTACTCGTCGTCAGATGGATCAGTGACACGGACGACTTTAACCGTCGCACCGGCCCATGTTTCAGGGACGTAGACATGCGCGCCGTTACCAGACCGTTTGGCTTCTGCTTCAAGAACTCCGTGTCCTTCGATCTCGTACCGATCCACTGAATGTATCTAGGAATATACACTCGTAAAGCTACCGATAGCACAAGTCCACAGGCCGCCAGTATCGAACGAAAGAAAGACGATGGTGGCGTTATCAAAACGCGGAGCGTTCTGATTGGCTAACGAGATGCGAAGCGTCTCGTGAACGCTGTATCTCCTTCTACTCGCTTTCCTCACTCACTTGGAGGAAGGGCCCTTAGCGACTGCGGTTAGGTACAGATATATTCCTAGATGGATTCGCTGACCCAATACGTTAGAGGAATAAAGACTGTCTCTCTGTCATTTTGATCGCTACTGTCCATAATCCCTAACTCGACTGGCAGTAGCGTACTGAGTAATGGATATCCTCATGGGTGTCGACGCCGGTACCTCAGTGATCAAAGCGATCGCCATTACGCCAGCTGGAAGCGAGAAGGCACTAGCTACGCGATCTCTTTCGACCGATCACCCAGAGCCCCGATGGGCTCAACAGGATATGAACACCGTCTGGGAGCAGACTGCTGGCTGTCTCGGGGATCTCCTCAAGCAGCTTCCACGTGATGTGACCATTCTTGGTGTGAGTATTGCAGGCCAAGGCGATGGCTGTTGGTTAATCAATCGCGATGGCGATCCCGTTCGCGATGCTATCCTCTGGTCGGACAGTCGGGCAAGCGAGTACATCGAGCAGTGGCGTACCGACGGTACTCTCGAAGAGATCGAACGTATCTGTGGGTCAGAGCTCTTTCCGGGGACTGTACTTCCGCTTCTTGCGTGGCTGTCCGATGAAGAGCCACAACGCCTCGAGACGGCAGCGACGCTTTTGTTCTGCAAGGATTGGCTCACCTATAAGCTGACTGGAGAGTGCACGACGGATCTGAGCGACGCTTCACTCCCACTACTGGACATTCACGACCAATCCTATTCGGATGCCGTCTGGGAGACTATAGGCTTAGCCGAGTACATGCATCTTCGACCGGAGTTACAGCCGGCGGGGTCCGTTGTCGGATCGATAACGGAACCTGCGGCAGCGAGGACTGGCATTCCAGTTGGAACGCCGGTTGTAATGGGACTGTTCGATGTCGCTGCATCCGCCATCGGGTGTGGTGCCGTCTCCGAAGGTGATTCGGTTTCCTCGATCGGGACTTCAGTAGTCAACCAATCGCTAGCATCGACACCACGCGTCGATTCGACGACGATCCAGGTCGCTCTGTGGGACGATCTCTACACGGAGGCGATCGGCTCAAACGCAGGCACTCGGAGTATCGAGTGGGTACGCAGCGAAATCGTAAATGAAGGCAAAGTCAGTTATTCGGATCTGGAGACGGCTGCACAATCGGTGCCGGTAGGAGCGGACGGTCTTCTGTATCTCCCGTATCTTAGTCCAACTGGCGAACGAGGTCCGTTCGTCGATCCGAATGCACGAGCCCAGTTGCTTGGCCTAGAGCCATCGCATACGACCGCTCATATCGTTCGAGCCGTGTACGAAGGGCTTGCATTGGCACTTCGGGATTGTTACGAGGCGATCCCGAAGACGGTCTCACAGCTGTACGTAACCGGTGGGCCCACTCGGTCGCCGTTTTGGAATCAACTCGTTGCGGACTGCATGGGCGTCGAGATCCTCGTTCCGAATAGTGCCGAACCGACTGCAGTTGGCGCAGCGGTGCTTGCAGGAGTGGGTACTGACTGTTATTCGGATCCCACAGTCGGTACGAGTCAGGTTCTGTCGACTCCGGATCGGTATCAGCCGACTACTGCTGTGACCGAAACGTATGATCTACTCTATGAGCAGTACGTACAGATCCGCTCACATATGACCGAGATCTGGGCGCTTCACGCTGAGACTACATCGCAGCTGTCCGGATGACGATTGTGCGGTCTGATACTGCGAATCGACGAGACCGCTTACTACATCGTGCTTGTGATCGACGAGAATGCCCGCAGTTGGCGACGTTGATCGGTAGTGGGGAACCTGACGACGAACTGTTCGACGCCCGCTTCAATGTACTCAGCCAGCAGTGATTTGACTGCCGCGGCTGTTCCGAACGCACCACGTTTCCGGATCTCTGCGTCCGAAAGTGAGCGATCGGACTGATAGGTGACCTGATCCCCGTAGTAGTTGTAGTAGAACTCGCGTGCGTCGTCAAGGGCCTCTGATTCGGAGTCAGCGATAACCACGTCGAGATAATAGCCCGGCGTGAACGTCTCGACGGGTCGGTCGGCTTCTCTGAGCAGCTCTCGAATGTGATCGAAGCCTGCAGCATACGTCTCGGGTGCCATCGCGATTGGGAGCCACCCATCGCCATGTTCCGTCAGGCGATGCTGTATCGTCCGTGGAAATCCCCGACTTGGGTCGAAGGCAGCCGATGCAACGTAGATTGATGGCGAATGGGCCGGTTTGAATCCGATTGTGGCGTTCTCCAAGTGGTACTGATCGCCGTCGTGATCGACCGCGGTTCCGTCCCAGAGTTCGGAGATGATGGCTAGTGCTTCGTTGAGTGTCGCCCCACGCTGCTCGTCGTCGATACCGAGTTGTCGCATCTCTTCGCGCTCGGGCGGTCTGAC
This genomic window contains:
- a CDS encoding DUF2080 family transposase-associated protein; the protein is MDRYEIEGHGVLEAEAKRSGNGAHVYVPETWAGATVKVVRVTDPSDDE
- a CDS encoding RNA-guided endonuclease InsQ/TnpB family protein gives rise to the protein MRYNYRYRLKPTDELHERLAWTVDTCRQVYNHFLHRLNRVDGTSAYSEQSLLPGLKREWGELKDVHSKVLQKVVQRLYDNLSTLKGRKDSGYHVGELKWKAPQEYRSITYSQTGFKLNNTSGRPVLSLSKIGDIPIIHHREIPDDATIKEVVVKQEPTGEWFAILGIETENDALPKPETPEKCVGIDVGILKYAHDSDGTSVKGPNLSKERERLEREQRKLSRKQHGSANYRKQQQTVARRYADLKRKRRDFLHKLSNYYAREYDLVAVEDLDAKGLIELPSNSHNRARAAWGTFLQMLEYKCERGGTHFVVVDPRGTTKECSNCGVSTEKPLWDRKHSCPSCGFEADRDLNAAYNILSRGLSEVGVVHSELTPAETALPTGTDSVPAKRVIETGSPVSSEAIRPSRAG
- a CDS encoding LLM class flavin-dependent oxidoreductase, with the protein product MTTYGYLLPTRGIVFSSTSTTELTARASADIVALAQRAESLGYDSAWVGDSVLAKPRFEPLVTLSAVAAATDSIGIGTAVYLPVLRHPVHVAHMTATLDQLSGGRLSLGVGVGVRPPEREEMRQLGIDDEQRGATLNEALAIISELWDGTAVDHDGDQYHLENATIGFKPAHSPSIYVASAAFDPSRGFPRTIQHRLTEHGDGWLPIAMAPETYAAGFDHIRELLREADRPVETFTPGYYLDVVIADSESEALDDAREFYYNYYGDQVTYQSDRSLSDAEIRKRGAFGTAAAVKSLLAEYIEAGVEQFVVRFPTTDQRRQLRAFSSITSTM
- a CDS encoding FGGY-family carbohydrate kinase, with the translated sequence MDILMGVDAGTSVIKAIAITPAGSEKALATRSLSTDHPEPRWAQQDMNTVWEQTAGCLGDLLKQLPRDVTILGVSIAGQGDGCWLINRDGDPVRDAILWSDSRASEYIEQWRTDGTLEEIERICGSELFPGTVLPLLAWLSDEEPQRLETAATLLFCKDWLTYKLTGECTTDLSDASLPLLDIHDQSYSDAVWETIGLAEYMHLRPELQPAGSVVGSITEPAAARTGIPVGTPVVMGLFDVAASAIGCGAVSEGDSVSSIGTSVVNQSLASTPRVDSTTIQVALWDDLYTEAIGSNAGTRSIEWVRSEIVNEGKVSYSDLETAAQSVPVGADGLLYLPYLSPTGERGPFVDPNARAQLLGLEPSHTTAHIVRAVYEGLALALRDCYEAIPKTVSQLYVTGGPTRSPFWNQLVADCMGVEILVPNSAEPTAVGAAVLAGVGTDCYSDPTVGTSQVLSTPDRYQPTTAVTETYDLLYEQYVQIRSHMTEIWALHAETTSQLSG